TGACCGCGGTCGGCGCTTGCGCCTTTCCGATGGCCCCGTCCCCAAGGCGGGGCGGGAGACAACAGTATGCCGTCGTCGTTCCTGCGCTGGGCGCCCTTCGCGCTCGTCGTCGCGACCCTCGCCGCGCCTCACGCCCAGGCCTCGGGGTTCCACATCCTCGAGCAGGGCGCCAAGTCGTCCGCCGAAGGGGGCGCGTTCATCGCCCGGGCCGACGACGCCTCGGCCCTGTACTTCAACCCGGCCGGCATCGCGTTCTTCGACGGCCCACGGACGCTGGGCGGCTTCTCCGGCGTCTACCTCGGCCGGATCTCCTTCACGCCCGACCAGGACGTGCGCAAAGGGATCATCCCCGCTCCGTACAACGCGCTCTTCAACGGCGGCGAGCGGAGCATGAACGAGCACGTCGGCACGCCGATCCACTTCTACTACGCGCAGCCGCTGCAGGGCACGCCGTTCGCCGTCGGCCTCGCGGTCACGACGCCGTTCGGCCTGAAGACCGACTGGTCCGACCCCGCGGCCGACACGCGCTTCGCTTCGTGGCTCACCGACCTGCGGACGTTCGTCTACAGCTTCAACGGCGCCGCGCGCCTCGGCGGCGGCTGGGCCGCGTCGATCGGCCTCGACTACGCCAAGGCCGACCTCGAGGACTACAGCCGGCGCATCCTCGTCCCGGTTTCGGGCGTCGGGGCCTTCGAGTACGACATGAACGCCAACGGCAAGGGGAACAAGTGGGGCTTCGACGCCGGCCTGATGTGGAAGGGGGCGCACGGCTGGTCGTTCGGCGCCGTCTACCGCAGCAAGTTCGACATCAACGCCGAGGGCGGCGTCAGCATCACGCCCGCGGGCGCCGTCCCGGCGCCGATCGACGCGCAGATCCGCAAGATGCTGCCGAGCAGCGCGGCGAGCGGAACGTTGAAGCTCCCCGCGGTCTACGGCGTCGGCGTCGCCTACACCGGCGACCCGCGGTGGGAGGCGGAGTTGGACGTGCGGCGCATCGCGTGGAGCCACTTCGACTCGATCCCGCTCGACCTCGAGCAGAACACGCCGATGCTCCCCGACCAGACCGTCGCCGAGAACTGGAGCGACGCGACGTCGTACCGCCTCGGCGGCGCCTACAACTTGAGCCCGCGCCACCAGCTTCGCGCCGGCGTCTACTACGAGACGTCGCCGATCCCGCTGAGCACGCTGCGCCCGTCGATCCCGGACAGCGACCGCACGGGCGTCTCGCTCGGCTACGGCGGGAAGTTCGGGAAGTTCACGCTGGACGCCTACTACCTCTACATCAGCGGCAAGACGACGACCGTGACCGCCGCCGACGCCGACCTCTCCGGCTCGCTGCTCGAGGAGGCCTCGCGGCTCGGCACGTACCACACGCGCGTGGACTTGGTCGGGTTCTCGATCGGCTACCGCTTCTGACGCGCGCGACGGGGCGCGGGTCGCGGCCCTTTCGGCCGCGGTCAGCTTTCTGCGCTTTTGCCGCAGAAACGACTGGCGCGCGGAAGGCGGCCCGTCGATAATCGCCTGACTGGGGTCAGCGGGCCGACGACTCGGCCCGCGTCCGTCAAGCGGTTCCGCCCTCCCGGGTGGGACGGGAGGAACCACAACATGCCTTTGCCCTGCCGACTCGGGGCGCTTCCGGCGCTCGCCGTCGCGTTCGCCGTCGCCCTCCTCGCCGCGCCTCAGGCCTCCGCCTCGGGCTACCACGTCCTCGAGCAGGGGGCGAAGGCCTCCTCGGAGGCCGGCGCCTTCATCGCCCGCGCCGACGACGCTTCGGCCATGTACTTCAACCCGGCCGGGATCGCCTTCCTCGACCGGCCGCAGGCCCTCGGCGGCTTCTCCGGCGTCTTCGTGGGACGGATTTCGTTCACGCCCGACCCGGCCGCGCGGCAAGCCGTCCCGCCCCCCTACGACGCGCGCTTCAACGGCGAGGAGACGAGCCTCAAGTCCCACGTCGGCACGCCGGTTCACTTCTACTACGCGCACCCGCTCGCCGGCACGCCGTTCGCGCTCGGGCTCGCCGTGACCACGCCGTTCGGCCTCAAGACCGACTGGACCGACCCTTCGGCCGACACGCGCTTCGTGTCCTGGCTGACCGAGTTGCGGACGTACGTCTACAGCTTCAACGGCGCGGCGCGTCTCGGCGGCGGCTGGGCGGCGTCGATCGGGCTCGACTGCACCAAGGCGGACTTGCGGGACTACAGCCGCCGCGTCGTCGTTCCCGT
The bacterium genome window above contains:
- a CDS encoding outer membrane protein transport protein produces the protein MPSSFLRWAPFALVVATLAAPHAQASGFHILEQGAKSSAEGGAFIARADDASALYFNPAGIAFFDGPRTLGGFSGVYLGRISFTPDQDVRKGIIPAPYNALFNGGERSMNEHVGTPIHFYYAQPLQGTPFAVGLAVTTPFGLKTDWSDPAADTRFASWLTDLRTFVYSFNGAARLGGGWAASIGLDYAKADLEDYSRRILVPVSGVGAFEYDMNANGKGNKWGFDAGLMWKGAHGWSFGAVYRSKFDINAEGGVSITPAGAVPAPIDAQIRKMLPSSAASGTLKLPAVYGVGVAYTGDPRWEAELDVRRIAWSHFDSIPLDLEQNTPMLPDQTVAENWSDATSYRLGGAYNLSPRHQLRAGVYYETSPIPLSTLRPSIPDSDRTGVSLGYGGKFGKFTLDAYYLYISGKTTTVTAADADLSGSLLEEASRLGTYHTRVDLVGFSIGYRF